From the Aquirufa lenticrescens genome, the window CATCGCTACATTACGATTGGGTATTATGCCTTAGTGGAATATTCAAAAGTGAAGGTGACTTTAAATGACGTTTCGGACGATTCAGCCTGGATGGATGTTGATCAGATTCCTTCCTTGTTTTTAGATCACAATGTCATCGTAAAGACAGGTCTTGCTCATTTGCGTGCGTCCATAGATACGAAGTTAGCGGCCTTTAATCTATTGCCGGAGACCTTTACCATGTCCGAATTGCAACAGGTGTATGAGACAATTCTTGGGAAAGAATTAGTGCGTACAAATTTCCAGCGTAAAATGTTAAGTTTGGATATTCTAGAGCGTATCGAGAAGAAATATACAGGAGGCGCACACAAGGCACCTTATTTATACCGTTTGGACAAGAAAAAAGCGGAGGCTTTTTTGTCCTCCGCTTCTTAATATTAATTAGCCCATGTTGTGGTAGACGTTCTGCACATCGTCGTCTTCCTCTAGACGCTCGATGAGTTTCTCCACATCCGCTATTTGCTCCTCTGTTAGTTCTTTTGTCTCATCTGGGATGCGTTCGAAATCGGCTCCCATTAATTCAAATCCTTTTTCTTCTAAGAATTTTTGGATCGCTCCAAAAGCAGTAAACTCCCCATAAATATTTATTTGGTTTGTTTCCTCATCTAAGAATACTTCGTCACCACCTAAGTCAATCAAGTCAAATTCTAATTCTTCTAAATCGATTTCCGGTTTAGCCGCGATTTTAAATACGGATTTACGGGTGAAGATGAAATCCAACATCCCCGTTGTTCCTAGGCTACCGCCACATTTCGTGAAAGAGGAACGGATGTTCGCTACAGTACGGTTGATGTTATCAGTTGTTGTTTCTACCAGGATGGCGATACCATGTTGTGCATATCCTTCGTATACAATCTCTTTGTAATCCTCTTGGTCTTTCGAAGTAGCGCGTTTGATCGCACGTTCCACGTTTTCCTTCGGCATATTCACTGCCTTCGCGTTTTGGATGATGGCACGTAAACGGGAGTTAGATGATGGGTCGCCACCACCTGCTTTCACTGCAATCACAATATCCTTACCTATTTTGGTAAAGGTTTTGGCCATTTGACCCCAACGTTTGAATTTTCTCGCTTTTCTAAATTCGAAGGCTCTTCCCATAGTTCATTATTTTGAAATGCAAAAATAAAACAAGCTGATGGAATTCCGCTATCTGAGCTAAAAAAAATCCCCCCACAGAACCGCCTTTCGCGCTAAGGAAATTTGGCTAAATTGCAGGAATGAAAAAATATATCGTACTCTTTTTTGTCCTTTTTACCACGTCGCTTTTTGCCCAAAAGAAGAATGAAAATTTCAAAATGCATATTCAGAAAAGCACGGGTAACATCAAAATTGATGGGGTGCTTGATGAAAATGCTTGGTTTCAGTCTGCGGCGGTCAGTGATTTTATGATGTGTAATCCCTTCGATTCGCTGTGTGCACAGGTAAGGACTGACGTAAAGATGACCTACGATGATAAATACATTTATATCTCGGCGGAATGTTTCTTGAAAGAACCGGGCGCCTTTGTGGTGGAGTCGATGAAGCGGGATTTTGGTTTTGGGGTGAATGATAATTTTTTAGTCTTCATCGATACGTTTGAAGATAAGACAACCGGCTTTGCATTTGGTGCGAATGCAGCCGGCGCTCAGTGGGATGGCCAAATGTCCGAAGGGTCGAAGGTAAATCTGAACTGGGATAATAAGTGGGAATCTGCCACGACCTACAAGCGGGATTCGTGGATTTTCGAAGCGGCGATTCCGTTTAAGTCGATTCGCTATAAGGGCAATGTAAGTCGCTGGGGGATTAATTTTTCCCGTTATGATTTAAAGGCCAAAGAAAAATCCGCCTGGGCCCCTGTCCCTCGGCAATTTCCCACTGCCTCTTTAGCTTATGCTGGGGTATTAGTTTGGGATACACCGCCGCCCACGCCTAAGAAGAATGTTTCTTTGATTCCCTATGTTTTATCGGGTGTGACGGCTAATTACGAGACGAAAGATCCCTCTTCGATGCGCAATCAAATAGGGGGCGATATCAAGGTCGCTATTAATTCGGGTTTGAACCTAGATATGACATTGAATCCGGATTTCTCTCAGGTGGATGTGGATAGACAACAGACGAATCTGGATCGATTTGAGCTCTTTTATCCAGAAAAACGGCAGTTCTTTATTGAGAACTCGGATTTGTTTGATGGATTTGGGACAGAAAATATCCGTCCCTTCTTCTCTCGCAGAATCGGTTTAGCACTGAATACAAAGACCGGTATATATGAGCAAACGCCTATTACTTATGGCGCGCGTTTGAGTGGTAAATTGAACCAGGACTGGAGAATAGGAGCCTTGAATGTGCAATCAGAAAGAATCGATGCAAAAGGGGTGCCTACCCAAAATTATTCGATGGTTGCGTTGCAGCGAAAGTTATTCGCACGTTCCAATTTTGGAGCCTATATGGTCAATAAACAATCCTTCATCGATACTGATTTGCAACGTTCGAATGGTTTTCAGGCCTATAACCGAGATCTGGGATTTGAGTATAATCTGGCCTCAGCGGATAACTTCTGGACGGGATCGCTCTTTTATGCGAACACGATTAGTCCGGTGCAAAAGGATCGAAGTTTCTCGCAGGCTGCGTCTTTGGCCTACAAAGACAATAACTGGGCATTTGGAATTAAAGAATCGTGGGTGGGCGAGAATTACAATCCAGAAACAGGTTATGTTCCGCGTGTGAATTATTTGCAAACACAGTTTGATGCCGCAAAAAATTTCTATCCGAAAAACAAGTCAACGAATGTGTTTTACACAACACTTTCGGCGATGACAATGAGCTATTGGAATAACCAAGGCACTTTTACAGACAATACCTCCTATGTGGCTTATGAAGGAACGATGAAGGATCGTTCTACTTTTGGGAGTTATTTATCGTATGATTATGTGAAATTATTGTATGATTTCGACGCGACTCGAATGGGGAATACGGCTTTGAAAAAAGGGACGGAGCACGATTGGTATGCCTTGAATGCGCGCTATAGTTCTTCTCCTATCAAGTTGTTTACGTATACTTTATCGTCTCGTTTTGGTGGTTATTATGGCCAAGGCTGGCGCACAGGAATCACCGCGGATGTAGGGTATCGCTTCCAACCCTATGGTAGTTTCTCGGTGGCCATCGATTACAATGATATCGTTGATGTGGCCATCCCAGGAACGGATGTGGCAGCAGCGAAGAAAGTTTCCTCTAATTTCTGGATCATTCGACCTAAAATAGATATCACTTTTTCAAACAAATTGTTCTTTGCCACGTTCTTTCAATTGAATCAACAAACGAAAAATGTGAATTTAAATGCACGCTTACAGTGGCGTTACAAACCTGCTTCGGATTTGTTCTTAGTGTATACGGACAATTATTTTCCGGAGATTATGCAAATTCGTAACCGTGCATTGGTGTTGAAATTGAATTATTGGCTTAATTTGTAATCTAAATAAAAAACATACTATGAAGAAGTTCTTATTACTATTGACTTGTTTAGTTTCTTTCGGTGTTTTAGCACAGAAAGCGGCTCCATCACCAGCTGCAGTGGCTTCACAAAAAGTGGGTAACACAGAAGTGATGATTAAGTACGCTCAACCTTCGGTGAAAGGCCGTTTGGTTTTTGGTACCAAAGAAGCGAAAGCCTTAGTTCCTTATGGCGAAGTTTGGAGAACAGGCGCGAACGAAGCGACTACGATCGAAGTTTCTAATGACATCACGGTTCAAGGTAAAACGTTGGCTAAAGGTGTTTATTCTTTATTCACCATCCCAGGTGCGGCAGAGTGGACAATCATCTTTAACAAAGAAGCTAAAATGTGGGGTGCTTATACCTACAAGGAGGCGAACGACGTTTTACGTGTGAAAGCGCGTGTTAGCGAGCATGCACACACGGAGCAATTCACAATCGGAATCACGGCCGCTGGCCAGGTAACGTTAGATTGGGACAAATCTTCAGTTTCTTTTTACTTGAAATAAAATCAAGATCTTGATAAAAAAGCGGTTCAGCGATGGGCCGCTTTTTTTATTGCCAAAATTCGTTTGAAATCCACATTCCTTTGGCTATTTTTACTCGTAATTGACGATAAAACAAGAATATATGAAAAAGGTATTGATAGCGGAAGATAGCTCAGTGATCCAAAATCTAGCTAAGAAGATTTTAGAATTTCAAAATTTTGAGATCCACGCCGTAAAAAACGGACAACAAGTGTTAGATGAATTAGCTAAGGCTGATTTTGACATTATCTTATTAGATATCAATATGCCAGTAATGGATGGTATGGATTGCGCTCGTGCGGTTCGTGCATTAGCAGACGCGAAAAAAGCAGCCATTCCGATGATCGCCATCACAGGAAACGCGCGCAACTATTCGATGGATGATTTTAAAGCAGCTGGATTCAATGATTTCTTAGCTAAGCCTTTGAACTTCGATTCCTTGGTTTCTCAGGTGAAAGCCTTAACGGAATAAAGATATGTCCCCTTCTAAAGTGACGTTTTTAGGAACGGGAACTTCGCAGGGGATTCCGATGATCGCTTGTGACTGCACGGTTTGTCAGTCCACTGATGAGCGAGATAAGCGGCTTCGTGTTTCGGTACACATCGAAATAGGAGGGAAGAGTTTCATTATCGATACGGGTCCAGATTTTCGCCAGCAGGTTCTTCGGGCTGGAATTAAGCGTTTGGATGCCGTACTTTACACACACGAACACAAAGATCATACGGCCGGAATGGACGATGTTCGGGGATTTAATTTCCACCAGCAATCGTCGATTCCTTTGTATGCCCGCGCTCAGGTCATAGAGCAATTGAAGCGGGAGTTTGCCTATGCTTTTGGCGATAATAAATACCCGGGAGTGCCAGAAATCGATGTCTATGAGATTGATGGAAAGCCCTTCACAGTGCAAGGAATAGATATTCAACCCATCTTCGTAAAGCATTATTACTTAGATGTGTTGGGTTTTCGATTTGGGAATTTTGCCTATGTGACGGACGCGAATTCCATCGCCCAGGAGGAGCAAGATAAGCTACGAAATCTAGACGTTTTAGTCATCAATGCCTTGCGCAAGACAACCCATGTCTCTCATTTTACGCTAGCGGAAGCCCTCGAATTAATCGCGAATTTACAGCCTAAACAAGCGTACATTACGCACATTAGTCACCAAATGGGCTTACACTCAACAGTGCAAAAAGAATTACCCCCTAACGTTTTTCTAGCCTACGACGGGCTTGTCTTAAACTCATAATATGTCCTTCAAAGCGGTTTTATTCGATATGGATGGCGTGATCGTAGATAATCTACCGTATCACGTAGAAGCTTGGTTGCTTTTTTGCGAGCGAAATGGCATTCCATTAACGAAGGAGATTTTTTACAAGGAGTTAAACGGGATGAATTCGAAGGACACCTTCGAATGGTTTTATAAAAAGGAAATGACTCGTGCGGAGGTGGAAGTGCTAGAAGAGGAGAAAGAAGTACTTTACCGGGAGTTTTATGCTGAGCATAGAAAGCCGGCGGAAGGGCTTTTAGCTTTTTTGACCGAGTTGCGTTCTAGAGGAATAAAAACAGCCTTAGCGACCTCTGCGGGTCCAGGTAATATTGATTTTATTGTGGATGGCCTAGGCATTCGCGATCAATTCGATGCGATTATCGGGGGTGCTGAAGTAACAAAAGGCAAACCTGATCCAGAAATTTATCTAAAAGCGGCGGCCCTGGTGGGTGTAGATCCAGCCGATTGTTGGGTGATTGAAGACTCCCTACAAGGCATTGCGTCTGGATTAGCCGCCGGTGCGCGTGTGGTAGGAATCACCACCTCGCATACCGCAGCAGAATTAGCCCACACCCAAGTGATTGCCCCTCATTTTATTGGTTTATACGATCAAATCGCTTCCCTATGAAAAATCTGCTAGTCTTATTATTGTGCATCTGCACCGTCACTTTTGCCCAAAAAGGACGCTTTAAAATGGAGATGGTGCCGGGTAAAATGATCAAAGAATATACGCCCGAGTACATGGGTTTGAAACGGGATTTACCAGAAGGGTATACCGAAAATATGCGGGCCATTTTAGCGCAAGCGGCAGCGATAAAGTTAGATGCCTCTACCCAAACCAAAGCATCAGCAAACATCGTTGTCACTTACGAGACGGTTCCGCCAGCGGATGTGAAGACGGTTTTTGAGAAGGCGGCGGCGACTTGGTCTACCGTGTTTTCGTCTGATGTGCCTATTAATGTCTATGTGAAATGGGCGTCACTCTCTGCGAATGTATTGGGTAGCGCAGGCGCCTCAGTGAATGTTCGAAATTTTGTGGGGGCGAATCGGTTGAATACGTTTTATCCCATTGCTTTGGCAGAGAAAATGTCCCATAAGAACTTAAATGGAACAAATCCGGATATCGTAGCGACCTTTAATTCTGATTTTACCGCTTGGTATATAGGGACTGATGGCGTGCCCACGATAAATCAAATCGATTTGTATTCGGTGGTATTGCACGAGATGGGGCACGGTTTAGGTTTCATTGGTCAGGTGAATGTAGATAATGGAGAGGCTGGTTATGGTTATCCGGGCATTTTTGACCAGTATATGGTGAACGGGGCTAATGTCGCTCTAATGGATACGAACAGCTTTAAGAATCCTTCGGCTGCTTTATATACGCAAATTACCTCAGGTAAAATCAACCTTTCTTCTCCTTCCATTTTACGTGAGAACGGTAGTGCAGGGAAATTGTACACTCCTGCTACTTATTCGGATGGATCCAGTATTTACCACGTGGATCAAGTGAAATATAAGGTAGGTGATGCAAATGCGTTGATGACTCCCCAAATCGCGCGCGGTGAGGTAACCCGCAGCATTGGACCCATTGTGACTTCGGCTTTTAATGATTTTGGCTGGTATTCTTCGAATTTGATCGGAGAGGAATATAGCGATACGGAGGATCAGGCTTCAGATAAAGTGTTTTCAGTGCAGGTATATTCGGATACGCTTTGGGATGAATCCTCCTTAAAACTGTATCTAGCAATCAATTCTACCACTTTTAATCCAATTTCCACTTTTACAAAAACAGGCAATACCTATTCTTATTCGTTGCCTAAAAGTGCGACGTCCAGAAATATCAAGTACTACTGGTATGCGCAGGAGAAGTCTGGAAAGAAATTTGTGACACCGGCGGAGGCACCTGTGATTTCTGGGACACGTTTTGGTAGTTATTTTGAGTTTAATATTGCTCCTGATACGACCAAACCGGAGGTGGTTTATTCCAATCCGTTGAAATATATTTTCACTTCGCAGACCACAGTTCCGCTACCTACTTTGCTAGCGGCGGATAATATCGGGATCGACACGATATATATGGAATATTCCATCAATAGCGGTGCCACAATTCGCAAAGGCTTTAAAAAGGTAGCTGGTTTGAGTTTTAGTTTTACGAATAGTTTTGATTTTGCGTCCGGATTATTGAAGGCAGGGGATGTCATTAAATACCGGATTATCGTAAAGGATAAGGCCAAAACCACGAATACCGTCACCCTTCCGGCTACCGGAAACTACGAGTTTGTTGTGATAGGATTACAGGCAGCTGCGGCGAATTACAAACAGAATTTTGACACACCTCCTAACACAGATTTCTACCTAAAAGGCTTCAGTTTTACCCAGCCTTCTGGGTTTTCTAGCATTGGTTTGCACAGTGCCCACCCGTATGCGGATGGATCTGAGGAGTCCTATAATGGCGCTGGAGGTTCGGACAAGTTTACGAATAATGATGCAGTCTTGTTGAAGCCTATCACGGTTAGAGCAGATACGTCGAGGATTTATTTTGATGAGGTAGTTTTAGTGGAGCCGGGCGAGTCAGGTGCTTCGTTCTTGAATACGGATGGCTCGGTGAATCGTAGTTTTTATGATTATGTGACGGTTCAGGCTTCGAATGATTCCGGAAAAAACTGGTATAATTTAATCAATGGTTGGGATTCGAATTTCTCTACGACTTGGTTAAATGCCTATAATTCGGGATTTGACTCGAAAGGCAATTCAACCGGGGAGGGTACGTCTGCTTTGGTCAAAAAACGAGAAATTGATATTCTATCCTCAGGTAAATTTAAAGCTGGCGATCAATTGATCTTCCGCTTCCGTCTTCACGCGGACGTAGGGGCTCACGGCTGGGGCTGGGCGATAGACAATTTGAATATTCAGGGTTCGGTAGCTCCGCCACCGCCACCGTTGGTTTTAGCGGCAGAACCGTTTACTTTATTGCCAGAATTGAGATTATCTCCTAATCCGTCCTCTCGCCTAGTCCGTGTACAATTAGCTGTAGGATCACAGGAGGAAGATATAAGAGTAGGGATTCTAGGATTTGCTGGCCAATGGGTTCAGCAGGAAATTGTTTCCGTGAAGGGGGGATATTTGGATAAGCAGCTCGACATTTCAACCTTGCCTGCTGGAACGTATTTTGTCCAAGTCATCACGAATAGAAATGTATATAATAAGCGAATTATTGTGGTTCGCTAAGGCCTAGCAAAGCTTTTTACTTATCTTTGTAGACTTAATCATTAAAATTAGCACTATGTCTTGGTTTTCAAGAAAAGAAAAAGGAATTGTCACCCCCACCGCTTCTAAATTAGATGCCCCTGATGGTTTGTGGTACCAATGTCCTTCTTGCAAAAAAGCGATTCATACGCGCGAACACCGTCTGTTTGCCTACACTTGTTCTGGTTGTAATTACCACGAAAAAATCGGTTCTCAAGACTATTTTGAGTTGTTATTTGACAATTCCCTTTACACAGAATTAGATCCAATGATGGGTTCAGGTGACCCATTAGAGTTCACGGACACGAAAAAATACACTGATCGTATTAAAGCTACGGAATACAACACGGGCTTGAAAGATGCGGTTAGAACAGCTTACGGTGATATTAATGGATTGCCTATTTGCATCTCAGCCATGGACTTTAACTTCATTGGAGGATCGATGGGATCCGTGGTGGGAGAGAAGATCACTCGTGGTATGCGCCACTCCTTAGAGACAGGAAAGCCATTCTTAATGATTTCTCGCTCTGGTGGTGCCCGTATGATGGAGGCAGGTTTCTCTTTAATGCAGATGGCCAAAACCTCTTCCTTAATCGCCCTCCTCGCAGAAGCTAAGATTCCTTATATCTCCTTAATGACCAACCCAACAACGGGTGGTGTTACCGCTTCTTTCGCGATGCTAGGAGATTTCAATATCGCAGAGCCCGGTGCTTTAATCGGTTTCGCTGGCCCTCGCGTTATCAAGGAAACCATCGGTAAGGATTTACCTAAAGGATTCCAAAGCGCCGAGTTCGTAGAAGAGCACGGTTTCTTAGACTTTATCGTCGATCGCAAAGATTTGAAAGACAAATTGAGTTCCTTGTTAGGGATGTTGAAATAGAAGTAGTTCAGCAATTTAATGAATAAAAAAAGCCCACTATCTCTAGCGGGCTTTTTCATTGTATTTTATTGAAATTACTCAGCAGCAGCTGCTTCTGCTTTTGGTGCAGCTTTAGCGCGCGATTTCTTTTCTTTCTCTGGTGCTGGAATCACATCTTCCACACCTGCGAATACGCGTCCGCAATGCTCGCAAACTAAGATTTTCTTCTTGTCTTTGATGTCTGTTTGACGTTGTGGTGGAACAGAGCTGAAACAGCCGCCACAAGCACCACGCTTCACTAAAACTACGGCTAAGCCGTTACGTGCGTTGTCGCGTAATTTTGTGTATGATTTGAAAAGACGCTCGTCTACCGTTTTCACCGCTTTCTCACGATCTTTCAATGATTTTTGCTCATCTTCTTCGCTTTCAGCGATGATCACTTGCAATTCATTTTGTTTGATTTCAAGGTCTTTCTTGCGCTCGAATAAATTCGATTCAACGGAAGCGATTTCGTCGTTTTTGTTCAAAACTTTGAAGTCGATTTCTTTGATACGCTTGTCAGCAATTTCCATCTCGATTCCTTGCAATTCAATTTCTTTAGAAATCGCATCGAATTCGCGGTTATTGCGCACATTCATTTGTTGTTCCTTGTACTTTATGATTAAGTTATCAGAGTTTTTCTTTGCGATTCTGTAGTTAGCAATTTGCTCTTCAAAATCAGCTACGTCTTGCTGGAATTTAGCCAAACGAGTCTCTAAACCCATGATCTCATCTTCTAAATCACGAACTTCTTCGGGTAAATCACCACGAACTTTGCGTATAGAATCTAAGTTTGTATCAATTGTTTGAAGCTTTAATAGAGCCTCTAACTTTTGGGCAATCGTTGTTTCGGTAACTGTAGCCATTATTCTATTTTATTTGAATTGTCTAAATTCTATCCTTTATCAGGCGTTGAATACAGGATTTGTATTTGTTTCGCTTTTCAGGAGAACCGCAAAAGTACTAATTTTTTTTGATAAATAGTCATGTATCGCATCAATAATCATGACTTCTGACTCGTAATGCCCCACATCGATGATTAAACATTGATTTTCTGCATCAAAAAATTCGTGGTACTTAATATCAGCCGTTATATAGGCGTCACAACCTTGTTTTACAGCTTCTTTTATTAAGAAACTTCCAGCTCCACCACAAACAGCCACCTTTGAGATAGGCCTTGAGGGTAATGCCGTGTGCTTGAGGGCTTTGAGGCCTAGACGTTTTTTGACAAAAGTAATAAAATCCTCAGGTGTCAAGGGTTTTTCCAAAGTTCCTACATAGCCTGAACCTACATCTTGCCACGAATTATCGAGCGAATGAATGGAATAGGCCACCTCTTCGTATGGATGGGCAGCTTTGAGCGCGCTCAAAATCTGACCGGAGAGATGGGTAGGGAAAATCATCTCCACCTTCACTTCGTTCACCTCAGATAAGCTGCCAGCTGATCCCGTATGCGGATTTGCCTGCGAGGAAGGCTGAAAACGTCCTAAACCCTCCTGTGTAAAGCTACAATTTGAATATTCGCCTATATTTCCTGCTCCAGCGGCATGCAAAGCCTCTCTTACAGCTTTTTCGTGCGAAACAGGAACATAATACTGCAAGGCTTTTAAGGCATCGCGCATCGGTTTCATCACCTGACCTGAAATGCCTAATTTCGACGCTAAATGATAACTTACCCCTTTAGGAGCATGATCTAAATTCGTGTGGGAAGCGTATAAGGCAATATTGTTTTGAATAGCCTTTATGACTGTTCGTTCTACGTAGTTCGCGCCAGTTATTCGCTTCAAACCGGAGAAAACGATGGGGTGGTGGGAGATAATGAGATTGCATCCTTTTTTGATAGCTTCCTCAACCACTTCTTCCGTGCAATCTAGGCTGATTAATACGCCTTTGACTTCCGTAGAAGCATCACCCACTAGTAACCCTGCGTTATCATAGGATTCTTGCCAGGCTACAGGTGCCCAAGCTTCCATCTGCTTACAAATCTCTCTTATTTGCATACCAATACGTTCATTTTGACTGCAATTTAGGAAATCTAATGGTATATTTAACCTTTCAAATTTATCCAATCCTATGCGAATTAGACCAGCTGTGCTCATCATCGAAAATAATCATGTGCTTTTTATGCGCTATGATTATCCCGGGGGCAGCAAATTTGCTTTGCCAGGGGGTAATGTCGATGCAGGAGAAACATTTCCGGTTTGCATTGCTCGCGAGTGCGAAGAAGAACTAGGCATTGAGGTAGAGGTGGGTGATTTGATTGCTGTAGGTCAAGTACACGCAACGGCTGATTTCGCAGCTTGTGCCCACCTGATTTTTGAAGGAGATATTGTGGGCGGAATTCCACAGTTGCATTTAGAAGAAACGACGGCAAATGATTTAGTTTGGGTTCCTGCGGATAAAATAGCGGAATTGAATGTCTATCCTGCACTAAATGACGCCATCCTTGATTTTATTCACACGGGGAAGAAAGGTCAATATGTGGGAACGCTTAAGCAGATTTGGCTTTAATTTGATTTCCCATCAGCAAGCCAATCAATCCGGCCAGTAGACCAAACCATACTGCTGGAATTTCTGACGGGCTGATAAAGTGAAAATAGCCCCAAAAAACCAATCCCAATACCATACTCAAGTGACTTCCCCAAGGTGTCGTTCTCTTCCACCAAAGTCCTGCATTTAGCGGAATAAAGAGGGAAACGAGGCTGAAGGCTGAAGCTTCGCCCACGAGTTCGAAGATGTTTTGGCGTTCTATGGCCATAATGATACAAGCCAAAGTCACTAAAACCACCGATACCCGGATAAATAGTAACACGATTTTGTCAGAAGGACGGCGCATCAAAGGTTTCAAAATGTTTTCACCCAGAACGGAGGCCGGGGCTAGAATCGCACCCGAAGTCGTACTTAATAAGGCTGAAAGTAGCGCCCCTAAAAACAAGACTTGCATCGCCCGTGGAGTAAATTTCATCACTAAAGTAGGGATCAACAAATCGTCTTCAGCCAGTAGCGAAGGGTATAATCGAACCGCAATAAAAGCAATCAATAAGGGTAATAAGGCAACCGTCAGGTACATCGCGCCAGCGGCAATACTCGCTCTCGCGGCTACTTTTTCACTCTTCGCGGACATGACACGCTGAAAAATATCTTGCTGCGGAATGGATCCCAAGCCGATTGTAATCCAGGCCGCGCCGTAGACTAGCCAATCTTTCCACGTGTTTTCTCTGGGGATGGCTCGGAAAAAACCTTTAGGTTGTGAAGAGATGAGTTGGTTGAAATCTGGGACTTTGGCCCATAACAAATAGGCTAAAAATAACAGCCCAGCAATGAGGATAATGTTGTGGAAAAAGTCCGTCACCGAGATCGACCACATACCTCCTAACAGGGTATAGGCCATCACTAAGAGTGCGCCTATGATGATTCCCATTTCCACAGAAATAGGCAATAAAAGGTGCATCGTGAGCCCTAGTGCCACTAATTGTGCAGAAATCCAACCGAAATAGGATGGGATCATAATCACCGCCGAAAGCTTCTCTGAAAAGGCTCCAAAACGCAAACGGAAATAATCACTAAAGGTCAAAACCGGCAATGGATACAGTTTTCGCGCATAAATGGCTCCCACTAAAAACAAGCCGACCGCCGCGCCAAAAGGTTCCTCAATAATAGCTAAAACGCCACCGTGCACGAATTCCTTAGGCGCACCTAAAATTGTTTCAGACCCGAACCAAGTTGCGAAAGTCACCATCGTGGCTAAGGCAAAGGG encodes:
- a CDS encoding T9SS type A sorting domain-containing protein, with amino-acid sequence MKNLLVLLLCICTVTFAQKGRFKMEMVPGKMIKEYTPEYMGLKRDLPEGYTENMRAILAQAAAIKLDASTQTKASANIVVTYETVPPADVKTVFEKAAATWSTVFSSDVPINVYVKWASLSANVLGSAGASVNVRNFVGANRLNTFYPIALAEKMSHKNLNGTNPDIVATFNSDFTAWYIGTDGVPTINQIDLYSVVLHEMGHGLGFIGQVNVDNGEAGYGYPGIFDQYMVNGANVALMDTNSFKNPSAALYTQITSGKINLSSPSILRENGSAGKLYTPATYSDGSSIYHVDQVKYKVGDANALMTPQIARGEVTRSIGPIVTSAFNDFGWYSSNLIGEEYSDTEDQASDKVFSVQVYSDTLWDESSLKLYLAINSTTFNPISTFTKTGNTYSYSLPKSATSRNIKYYWYAQEKSGKKFVTPAEAPVISGTRFGSYFEFNIAPDTTKPEVVYSNPLKYIFTSQTTVPLPTLLAADNIGIDTIYMEYSINSGATIRKGFKKVAGLSFSFTNSFDFASGLLKAGDVIKYRIIVKDKAKTTNTVTLPATGNYEFVVIGLQAAAANYKQNFDTPPNTDFYLKGFSFTQPSGFSSIGLHSAHPYADGSEESYNGAGGSDKFTNNDAVLLKPITVRADTSRIYFDEVVLVEPGESGASFLNTDGSVNRSFYDYVTVQASNDSGKNWYNLINGWDSNFSTTWLNAYNSGFDSKGNSTGEGTSALVKKREIDILSSGKFKAGDQLIFRFRLHADVGAHGWGWAIDNLNIQGSVAPPPPPLVLAAEPFTLLPELRLSPNPSSRLVRVQLAVGSQEEDIRVGILGFAGQWVQQEIVSVKGGYLDKQLDISTLPAGTYFVQVITNRNVYNKRIIVVR
- the accD gene encoding acetyl-CoA carboxylase, carboxyltransferase subunit beta, with product MSWFSRKEKGIVTPTASKLDAPDGLWYQCPSCKKAIHTREHRLFAYTCSGCNYHEKIGSQDYFELLFDNSLYTELDPMMGSGDPLEFTDTKKYTDRIKATEYNTGLKDAVRTAYGDINGLPICISAMDFNFIGGSMGSVVGEKITRGMRHSLETGKPFLMISRSGGARMMEAGFSLMQMAKTSSLIALLAEAKIPYISLMTNPTTGGVTASFAMLGDFNIAEPGALIGFAGPRVIKETIGKDLPKGFQSAEFVEEHGFLDFIVDRKDLKDKLSSLLGMLK
- a CDS encoding zinc ribbon domain-containing protein, with the translated sequence MATVTETTIAQKLEALLKLQTIDTNLDSIRKVRGDLPEEVRDLEDEIMGLETRLAKFQQDVADFEEQIANYRIAKKNSDNLIIKYKEQQMNVRNNREFDAISKEIELQGIEMEIADKRIKEIDFKVLNKNDEIASVESNLFERKKDLEIKQNELQVIIAESEEDEQKSLKDREKAVKTVDERLFKSYTKLRDNARNGLAVVLVKRGACGGCFSSVPPQRQTDIKDKKKILVCEHCGRVFAGVEDVIPAPEKEKKSRAKAAPKAEAAAAE
- a CDS encoding Nif3-like dinuclear metal center hexameric protein, translating into MQIREICKQMEAWAPVAWQESYDNAGLLVGDASTEVKGVLISLDCTEEVVEEAIKKGCNLIISHHPIVFSGLKRITGANYVERTVIKAIQNNIALYASHTNLDHAPKGVSYHLASKLGISGQVMKPMRDALKALQYYVPVSHEKAVREALHAAGAGNIGEYSNCSFTQEGLGRFQPSSQANPHTGSAGSLSEVNEVKVEMIFPTHLSGQILSALKAAHPYEEVAYSIHSLDNSWQDVGSGYVGTLEKPLTPEDFITFVKKRLGLKALKHTALPSRPISKVAVCGGAGSFLIKEAVKQGCDAYITADIKYHEFFDAENQCLIIDVGHYESEVMIIDAIHDYLSKKISTFAVLLKSETNTNPVFNA
- a CDS encoding NUDIX domain-containing protein — translated: MRIRPAVLIIENNHVLFMRYDYPGGSKFALPGGNVDAGETFPVCIARECEEELGIEVEVGDLIAVGQVHATADFAACAHLIFEGDIVGGIPQLHLEETTANDLVWVPADKIAELNVYPALNDAILDFIHTGKKGQYVGTLKQIWL
- a CDS encoding sodium:solute symporter family protein, which codes for MLVGFVIFYLALNLAVGWWASKKVNSTQDFVLAGRSLPFALATMVTFATWFGSETILGAPKEFVHGGVLAIIEEPFGAAVGLFLVGAIYARKLYPLPVLTFSDYFRLRFGAFSEKLSAVIMIPSYFGWISAQLVALGLTMHLLLPISVEMGIIIGALLVMAYTLLGGMWSISVTDFFHNIILIAGLLFLAYLLWAKVPDFNQLISSQPKGFFRAIPRENTWKDWLVYGAAWITIGLGSIPQQDIFQRVMSAKSEKVAARASIAAGAMYLTVALLPLLIAFIAVRLYPSLLAEDDLLIPTLVMKFTPRAMQVLFLGALLSALLSTTSGAILAPASVLGENILKPLMRRPSDKIVLLFIRVSVVLVTLACIIMAIERQNIFELVGEASAFSLVSLFIPLNAGLWWKRTTPWGSHLSMVLGLVFWGYFHFISPSEIPAVWFGLLAGLIGLLMGNQIKAKSA